One window of Akkermansia biwaensis genomic DNA carries:
- the rpsC gene encoding 30S ribosomal protein S3, with protein MGQKVNPIGFRLAVNKDWRSKWYATGQDYATKLHEDLVMRKYIKEQLMSAAVSSIVIERAWNSVRITVHTARPGLVIGRKGEEIEKIRQYLQGLCGASTQVNIDIVEIRSPETDAQLIAENVAVQLERRVSFRRAMKRAVQVAMERGADGIRIRCAGRLGGADIARAEWYREGKVPLQTLRTPIDYGFAEARTLYGIIGVKCWVNKRDEVVSQQNSRPSGPRGPRRPRA; from the coding sequence ATGGGTCAGAAAGTAAATCCAATCGGGTTCCGCCTCGCCGTCAACAAGGACTGGCGCTCCAAGTGGTACGCCACGGGCCAGGATTACGCCACCAAGCTGCATGAAGACTTGGTAATGCGCAAATACATCAAGGAGCAGCTGATGTCCGCCGCCGTTTCCAGCATCGTGATTGAACGTGCTTGGAACAGCGTCCGCATCACCGTTCACACCGCCCGCCCGGGTCTGGTGATCGGCCGCAAGGGTGAAGAAATTGAAAAGATCCGCCAGTACCTTCAGGGGCTTTGCGGCGCTTCCACCCAGGTCAACATTGACATCGTGGAAATCCGCTCCCCTGAAACGGACGCCCAGCTTATCGCTGAGAACGTGGCCGTCCAGCTGGAACGCCGTGTTTCCTTCCGCCGCGCCATGAAGCGCGCCGTGCAGGTGGCCATGGAACGCGGTGCCGACGGTATCCGCATCCGTTGCGCCGGCCGTCTCGGCGGCGCCGACATCGCTCGTGCCGAATGGTACCGCGAAGGCAAAGTGCCGTTGCAGACTCTCCGCACGCCGATCGACTACGGCTTTGCCGAAGCCCGTACCCTGTACGGCATTATCGGCGTGAAGTGCTGGGTGAACAAGCGCGACGAAGTCGTCTCCCAGCAGAATTCCCGTCCGTCCGGTCCTCGCGGTCCCCGTCGTCCGCGCGCCTGA
- the rpmC gene encoding 50S ribosomal protein L29 encodes MSDKNSAKELRAMSAKELSALVRSLREELFNLRLQQATGQLENNQRIRTVRKDLARVLTIQGETGEA; translated from the coding sequence ATGTCCGATAAGAACTCCGCCAAAGAACTTCGTGCTATGTCCGCCAAGGAGCTTTCCGCTCTGGTGCGCAGCCTTCGTGAAGAACTCTTCAATCTCCGTCTCCAGCAGGCCACGGGCCAGCTGGAAAACAACCAGAGAATCCGTACCGTCCGCAAGGACCTTGCCCGCGTCCTCACCATTCAGGGTGAAACCGGGGAAGCGTAA
- the rplN gene encoding 50S ribosomal protein L14, giving the protein MIQMESLVQVADNTGARSAKMIGVIGKRTRQAHIGDIITCHIRESIPTASVKKGTVVKAVVVRTAAPIRRDDGSVLRFDGNAVVIIDKDNNPRGTRIFGPVARELREKKFMKIVSLAPEVL; this is encoded by the coding sequence ATGATCCAGATGGAATCCTTAGTTCAGGTGGCCGACAATACCGGCGCCCGCTCCGCCAAGATGATTGGCGTTATCGGCAAGCGCACGCGTCAGGCCCACATCGGCGACATTATTACCTGCCACATCCGTGAATCCATTCCTACCGCTTCCGTAAAGAAGGGTACCGTGGTGAAGGCTGTTGTGGTGCGTACTGCCGCCCCGATCCGCCGTGACGACGGCTCCGTGCTTCGTTTCGACGGCAACGCCGTAGTGATTATCGACAAGGACAACAACCCGCGCGGCACCCGTATTTTCGGGCCGGTCGCCCGTGAACTCCGTGAAAAGAAGTTCATGAAGATTGTTTCCCTTGCTCCGGAAGTGCTCTAA
- the rpsQ gene encoding 30S ribosomal protein S17, translating to MSEQTETTKKPGLRKTRVGVVTSTKMDKTIVVEYVARVPHPKFKKIVKKSKKFYAHDENSMAKVGDKVRIVETRPLSKLKCWELVEVLTH from the coding sequence ATGTCCGAACAAACCGAAACAACCAAGAAGCCCGGCCTTCGCAAGACGCGCGTCGGCGTGGTGACCTCCACCAAGATGGACAAGACCATCGTTGTGGAATACGTTGCCCGCGTTCCGCACCCCAAGTTCAAGAAGATCGTCAAGAAGAGCAAGAAGTTTTACGCTCACGACGAGAATTCCATGGCCAAGGTAGGCGATAAGGTACGTATCGTTGAGACCCGCCCGCTTTCCAAGCTCAAGTGCTGGGAACTGGTGGAAGTGCTTACCCACTAA
- a CDS encoding valine--tRNA ligase, translating into MSDLPKAYDPSLVEEKWQSLWIEEGCFKADPASEKPAYSVVIPPPNVTGVLHLGHVLNNTIQDILVRRARQKGYEALWLPGTDHAGIATQVRVEKDLRQTTCQTRHDVGREAFLKKVWEWKEKHGGIIINQLHKLGCSCDWDRERFTMDEEYTRAVGQVFIDLFKEGLIYRGRRMVNWCPVSLTALSDEEVIMTEQKSKLYTVLYKLEDGSGALHVATTRPETIMADVAVAVNPRDPRYAHLIGKNVMRPLNSTPIPIIGDEYVEIEFGTGALKITPAHDKADFEIGQKFNLEIIDILTPDGHINCPDVPELHGMDRFDARHKSVEMLEAAGLMIKIEDYDNKVGFSERANVPIEPRLSMQWFLKYPCVQEAADAVADGEITFRPARWAKTYAHWLENIQDWCISRQLWWGHRIPVWYRKDKAEELRNAPALDASALENGYIYVGTEPPADPENWTQDNDVMDTWFSSWLWPFATMDDATRAKFYPTTDLVTGPDIIFFWVARMIMAGYRFQHEKPFSNVFFTSIIRDKIGRKMSKSLGNSPDPLDLIAHYGADGLRFGLMRIAPTGTDVRFDESQIGEGRNFANKLYNATRFRLMQGHVGKEAAPQYSSVHLAIISKLRQLHADVEKALADYEFNALIQVLYQFFWNEYCDRFLEAVKGDLRDGADASARAATLTVMDTVLRHYLALLHPVMPHITEELWSSLGFADGNGGLPLMLTPLPSPDGLLAGVDEERITLACAQAAALYETANKARNLKAEYDLSKNKNVSFVLKTANDVPQDILSRLSILANAKSVTRDASYAAPKGTPAALTPLGELFLPLEGLIDVEAERERLGRELDKISKEIVKSSAKLDNAGFVERAPAEVVAQEKERLADWKAKQAQLKAMLDSLS; encoded by the coding sequence ATGTCTGATCTGCCCAAAGCATATGATCCGTCCCTCGTGGAAGAAAAGTGGCAATCCCTCTGGATTGAAGAAGGTTGTTTCAAGGCTGACCCGGCTTCCGAAAAGCCTGCCTACTCCGTCGTCATTCCTCCCCCCAACGTCACGGGAGTGCTCCACCTGGGCCATGTGCTGAACAACACCATTCAGGATATCCTGGTGCGCCGCGCGCGGCAGAAGGGATATGAAGCCCTGTGGCTTCCCGGAACGGACCATGCGGGCATCGCCACGCAGGTGCGCGTGGAAAAGGACCTCAGGCAGACCACGTGCCAGACCCGCCATGACGTGGGCCGTGAAGCCTTTCTGAAAAAAGTGTGGGAATGGAAGGAAAAGCACGGCGGCATCATCATCAACCAGCTTCACAAGCTGGGCTGCTCCTGCGACTGGGACCGCGAACGCTTCACGATGGATGAGGAATACACCAGGGCCGTCGGGCAGGTCTTCATCGATCTCTTCAAGGAAGGCCTCATCTACCGAGGGCGCCGCATGGTCAACTGGTGCCCCGTCTCCCTCACGGCCCTTTCCGATGAGGAAGTCATCATGACGGAGCAGAAAAGCAAGCTCTACACCGTCCTGTACAAGCTGGAAGACGGCTCGGGCGCCCTTCATGTGGCCACCACCCGTCCGGAAACCATCATGGCGGACGTGGCCGTGGCCGTAAATCCCAGGGACCCGCGTTATGCCCATCTCATCGGCAAAAACGTGATGCGCCCGCTCAACTCCACGCCCATTCCCATCATCGGGGATGAATATGTGGAAATAGAATTCGGCACCGGCGCCCTCAAAATCACCCCGGCCCACGACAAGGCGGACTTTGAAATCGGCCAGAAATTCAATCTGGAAATCATCGACATCCTCACCCCCGACGGCCATATCAACTGCCCGGACGTTCCGGAGCTGCACGGCATGGACCGCTTTGACGCGCGCCATAAATCCGTGGAAATGCTGGAAGCCGCCGGCCTCATGATCAAAATTGAAGACTACGACAACAAGGTAGGCTTCTCCGAACGCGCCAACGTTCCAATCGAACCGCGCCTCTCCATGCAGTGGTTCCTCAAATACCCCTGCGTTCAGGAAGCTGCGGACGCCGTCGCGGATGGAGAAATCACCTTCCGCCCCGCCCGCTGGGCGAAAACCTATGCCCACTGGCTGGAAAACATTCAGGACTGGTGCATCTCCCGCCAGCTCTGGTGGGGGCATCGCATCCCCGTCTGGTACAGGAAAGACAAGGCGGAAGAACTCCGGAACGCTCCCGCGCTGGATGCCTCCGCCCTGGAAAACGGCTACATCTACGTGGGAACGGAACCTCCGGCGGATCCGGAAAACTGGACTCAGGACAACGATGTGATGGACACGTGGTTCTCCTCCTGGCTGTGGCCCTTCGCTACGATGGACGATGCCACCCGCGCCAAATTCTACCCCACTACGGACCTGGTCACAGGGCCGGATATCATCTTCTTCTGGGTAGCCCGCATGATCATGGCCGGTTACCGCTTCCAGCATGAAAAACCATTCAGCAACGTCTTCTTCACCTCCATCATCCGCGACAAAATAGGGCGCAAGATGAGCAAATCCCTGGGCAACTCCCCGGACCCCCTGGACCTGATCGCCCACTACGGTGCGGATGGCCTCCGCTTCGGCCTCATGCGCATCGCCCCCACCGGGACGGACGTCCGCTTTGATGAAAGCCAGATCGGGGAAGGCCGCAACTTTGCCAACAAGCTCTACAACGCCACCCGTTTCCGCCTCATGCAGGGCCATGTGGGGAAAGAAGCCGCCCCGCAGTACTCCTCCGTTCACCTGGCTATCATTTCCAAGCTCAGGCAGCTCCACGCGGACGTGGAAAAAGCGCTGGCGGACTACGAATTCAATGCCTTGATCCAGGTGCTATACCAATTCTTCTGGAATGAATACTGCGACCGCTTCCTGGAAGCCGTCAAGGGCGACCTGAGGGACGGCGCGGACGCCTCCGCACGGGCGGCTACCCTGACCGTTATGGACACGGTGCTCCGCCACTATCTGGCCCTGCTGCATCCCGTCATGCCTCACATCACGGAAGAACTCTGGTCCTCCCTGGGCTTTGCGGACGGCAACGGAGGACTGCCCCTCATGCTCACCCCCCTGCCCTCTCCGGACGGCCTGCTGGCCGGGGTGGACGAGGAACGCATCACGCTTGCCTGCGCACAAGCCGCCGCCCTCTACGAAACGGCCAACAAGGCGCGCAACCTCAAGGCGGAATACGACCTGTCCAAAAACAAAAACGTCAGCTTCGTCCTGAAAACGGCCAACGACGTTCCTCAGGACATCCTTTCCCGTCTCTCCATCCTGGCGAACGCCAAATCCGTCACCCGGGACGCTTCCTACGCCGCCCCGAAGGGAACTCCTGCGGCTCTCACGCCTCTCGGAGAGCTCTTCCTGCCGCTGGAAGGCCTCATTGATGTGGAAGCAGAGCGGGAACGCCTGGGACGGGAACTGGACAAAATCTCCAAGGAAATTGTCAAATCATCCGCCAAGCTTGACAATGCGGGCTTTGTAGAACGTGCCCCTGCGGAAGTCGTTGCCCAGGAAAAGGAGCGTCTGGCGGACTGGAAGGCAAAACAGGCTCAACTGAAAGCGATGCTTGATTCCCTCTCCTAA
- the galB gene encoding beta-galactosidase GalB: protein MFANITRTTLCLTAFSIATLMGAPLDATKTESLDWNWKFARFGKMPDGSTLPEPGKALGFATATSEEAGNPADNAVDGDKSTRWCADGGKSGEKLTVDMGRPVDVKNINILWEKQNNHLFKLESSSDGKRWTTIEDKTSGQNNSKDDTVENKSGKARYFRVTATGNNQSNWASIREITFTDAKGETIRPQAPNGGKADTPSSPGFNDKNWRSLNLPHDWGIEGPYRMDLPNETGKLPWVGIGWYRKTLEIPADAKGNQFYLDFDGVMSRPKIYVNGELAGEWKYGYGSFRVDITPFLKFGQKNSIAVRVDNPPNSSRWYPGGGIHRHVWLTESNPVHIEHWGVFVKTPEITKSAAKVEVDTTVKNTTEQPVTPTVTEEILDGNKVVASVTTKGEAIPAGEKGKVTSTLTLKNPTLWTLKAPHLYKMKTIVKVGDKIIDQKFTNFGVRTIEWKPTGFYLNGERVQLNGVCQHHDLGPLGGAAHTRGYERQIEILKEMGVNSIRTSHNPPAPEVLDLCDKMGILVIDELFDMWHSAKKGQDYHNYFDEWHERDLVNFCHRDRNHPSVIAWSTGNEVPEQGNKSLHHVSQTLTDLFHREDPTRKVTAGCNDAGAARNGFADTLDVYGYNYKPWAYKAFSKDRPDQPFYASETSSCVSTRGEYFFPVDWNKSKGFFLYQVSSYDLYAPGWAYRPDVEFAAQDDNPNSAGEYVWTGFDYLGEPTPYNLDATNALNVPEGPEREKMMAELKKLGNRAPSRSSYFGIVDLCGFKKDRFYIYQAKWRPDVKMAHILPHWNWPERKGEITPVHVYTSGDEAELFLNGKSLGVRKKGKGEKDRYRLVWEDVKYTPGTLKVVAKKDGKVWATDTVTTTGKPAALTLKPDRNEINGDGYDLSYVTVAVRDAQGRMVPRSKNMLTFKVTGPVEIAGICNGDPTDFTTMANPENKNILKIKAFNGLAQVILRSRKGESGKATLQVISNGLKPAQTTVTVK, encoded by the coding sequence ATGTTCGCCAACATTACACGTACGACCCTCTGCCTGACGGCATTCAGCATCGCCACCCTGATGGGCGCTCCCCTGGATGCCACCAAAACGGAGAGCCTGGACTGGAACTGGAAATTCGCCCGCTTCGGCAAAATGCCGGACGGCAGCACCCTGCCGGAACCGGGAAAAGCCCTGGGATTCGCCACGGCAACGAGTGAAGAAGCCGGCAACCCGGCCGACAATGCCGTAGATGGAGACAAGTCCACCCGCTGGTGCGCCGACGGCGGCAAAAGCGGAGAAAAACTGACCGTAGACATGGGGCGCCCCGTAGATGTAAAAAACATCAACATTCTGTGGGAAAAGCAGAATAACCACCTTTTCAAGCTGGAAAGCTCCAGCGACGGGAAACGCTGGACGACCATTGAGGACAAAACCTCCGGCCAGAACAACAGCAAGGACGACACGGTGGAAAACAAAAGCGGCAAGGCCCGTTACTTCCGCGTTACCGCTACAGGCAACAACCAGAGCAACTGGGCCAGTATCCGTGAAATCACCTTTACCGACGCCAAGGGAGAAACCATCCGTCCCCAGGCCCCTAATGGAGGCAAGGCCGACACCCCTTCCAGCCCCGGCTTCAACGACAAGAACTGGCGGTCCCTGAACCTGCCGCATGACTGGGGTATTGAAGGCCCTTACCGCATGGACCTTCCCAATGAAACTGGCAAGCTCCCATGGGTAGGCATCGGCTGGTACCGCAAAACGCTGGAAATTCCCGCAGACGCCAAGGGCAACCAATTCTATCTGGACTTTGACGGCGTAATGTCACGCCCGAAAATCTATGTGAACGGAGAACTCGCCGGAGAATGGAAATACGGCTACGGTTCCTTCCGCGTGGACATCACCCCCTTCCTGAAATTCGGCCAGAAAAATTCCATTGCCGTCAGGGTGGACAATCCCCCCAACTCCTCCCGCTGGTATCCGGGCGGGGGCATTCACCGCCATGTATGGCTGACGGAATCCAACCCCGTTCACATTGAGCACTGGGGCGTCTTCGTCAAAACTCCGGAAATCACCAAATCCGCAGCCAAGGTGGAAGTGGACACCACGGTGAAAAACACCACGGAACAGCCCGTCACCCCCACCGTCACGGAAGAGATCCTGGACGGAAACAAGGTAGTGGCCTCCGTCACCACCAAGGGGGAAGCCATTCCCGCCGGAGAAAAAGGCAAGGTCACCAGCACGCTCACGCTCAAAAATCCCACTCTGTGGACGCTCAAGGCTCCCCATCTCTACAAGATGAAAACAATCGTCAAGGTGGGGGACAAAATCATTGATCAGAAATTCACGAACTTCGGCGTACGCACCATCGAATGGAAGCCCACCGGATTCTATCTCAATGGCGAGCGCGTCCAGCTCAACGGCGTCTGCCAGCACCACGACCTGGGACCGCTGGGCGGGGCCGCCCACACGCGCGGCTATGAACGCCAGATTGAAATCCTGAAGGAAATGGGCGTCAACTCCATCCGCACCTCCCACAACCCGCCCGCTCCGGAAGTTCTGGACTTGTGCGACAAAATGGGAATACTGGTTATCGACGAGCTCTTTGACATGTGGCACAGCGCCAAAAAGGGACAGGACTACCACAACTACTTTGACGAATGGCACGAACGCGATCTGGTCAACTTCTGCCACCGGGACCGCAACCATCCCAGCGTCATTGCATGGAGCACGGGCAACGAAGTGCCGGAACAGGGCAACAAGAGCCTGCACCACGTTTCCCAGACCCTGACGGACCTCTTCCACCGGGAAGACCCCACCCGCAAGGTAACGGCAGGCTGCAATGACGCAGGCGCCGCCCGGAACGGGTTTGCGGACACTCTGGACGTGTACGGCTACAACTACAAGCCCTGGGCATACAAGGCCTTCTCCAAGGACCGGCCGGACCAGCCCTTCTACGCCAGTGAAACCTCCTCCTGTGTCAGTACGCGCGGAGAATACTTCTTCCCCGTGGACTGGAACAAGAGCAAGGGATTCTTCCTCTACCAAGTCAGCTCCTACGACCTGTACGCCCCCGGCTGGGCATACCGTCCGGACGTGGAATTCGCCGCCCAGGACGACAACCCCAACAGCGCGGGGGAATACGTATGGACGGGCTTCGACTACCTCGGCGAACCCACTCCCTACAACCTGGACGCTACCAACGCCCTGAACGTGCCTGAAGGACCCGAACGGGAAAAAATGATGGCGGAACTCAAAAAGCTGGGCAACCGCGCGCCTTCCCGCAGCTCCTACTTCGGCATTGTGGACTTGTGCGGCTTCAAGAAGGACCGCTTCTACATCTACCAGGCAAAATGGAGGCCGGACGTCAAGATGGCCCACATCCTGCCCCACTGGAACTGGCCGGAACGCAAGGGTGAAATCACGCCCGTGCACGTTTACACCAGCGGAGATGAAGCGGAACTCTTCCTGAACGGCAAATCCCTGGGAGTCCGCAAAAAGGGCAAGGGCGAAAAAGACCGCTACCGCCTCGTGTGGGAAGACGTAAAATATACGCCCGGCACCCTCAAGGTAGTCGCCAAAAAGGACGGCAAGGTGTGGGCTACGGACACGGTAACCACCACCGGAAAACCGGCGGCCCTTACCCTGAAGCCGGACCGCAATGAAATCAACGGAGACGGCTACGACCTCTCCTATGTCACCGTTGCCGTCCGGGACGCCCAGGGCCGCATGGTTCCGCGCAGCAAAAACATGCTCACCTTCAAGGTCACCGGCCCTGTGGAAATTGCCGGCATCTGCAACGGAGACCCGACGGACTTCACCACCATGGCCAATCCGGAAAACAAGAATATTCTGAAAATCAAGGCCTTTAACGGCCTTGCCCAGGTCATTCTGCGCTCCCGCAAGGGAGAATCCGGCAAGGCGACCCTCCAGGTCATCTCCAACGGTCTCAAACCTGCCCAGACGACCGTAACGGTCAAATAA
- a CDS encoding UbiA family prenyltransferase: MPMHECRLLSGVVRSARPANIPTLFTNAAAAWAAVAGGEWPPPVIYLGVVLTGLFFYLYGMWENDRVDARWDASRYPDRPVPCGAVSTSFLRAIALMAGLAGLVLNMLLGGEFAVGALLLIVISLYNMFHKFWSGSILLMGLCRGLWVTAAGLVFSYAEGSAILPNAVLWYAVGLAVFTCVISLVARREAGRPRVQAAVGLLLSGMCLFDAAWLFFFGSWLGAGAVVLWAGTRLLQKRGVRAT; the protein is encoded by the coding sequence ATGCCGATGCACGAATGCCGTTTATTGAGCGGGGTAGTCCGTTCCGCCCGTCCGGCCAATATTCCCACCCTGTTTACGAATGCGGCGGCGGCATGGGCCGCCGTAGCGGGGGGAGAATGGCCGCCGCCCGTCATTTATCTGGGCGTGGTGTTGACGGGGCTGTTCTTTTATTTGTACGGCATGTGGGAGAATGACCGGGTGGACGCCCGCTGGGATGCCAGCCGGTATCCGGACCGTCCCGTTCCGTGCGGGGCTGTCAGCACGTCCTTTTTAAGGGCGATTGCCTTGATGGCCGGATTGGCCGGTTTGGTGCTGAATATGCTGCTGGGCGGGGAGTTTGCCGTGGGAGCCCTCCTGCTGATCGTTATTTCCCTGTACAATATGTTTCACAAGTTCTGGAGCGGCTCCATCCTGCTGATGGGGCTTTGCCGCGGGTTGTGGGTGACGGCCGCGGGGCTGGTTTTTTCCTATGCGGAGGGCAGCGCCATTCTTCCGAATGCCGTGTTGTGGTATGCTGTGGGGCTGGCCGTGTTCACCTGCGTGATTTCCCTCGTGGCGCGGCGTGAGGCGGGACGGCCGCGTGTTCAGGCCGCCGTGGGGCTGTTGTTGTCAGGCATGTGCCTGTTTGATGCGGCATGGCTGTTTTTCTTCGGTTCCTGGCTGGGAGCAGGGGCTGTCGTATTGTGGGCCGGAACGCGGCTTTTACAGAAACGGGGCGTGCGCGCCACATAG
- the rplV gene encoding 50S ribosomal protein L22, protein MEVKAVYKYARISAKKMRDVAQEIQGLSVSQATDILSYTPKKGAYLLNKTLKSAVANAENNAELSVDTLVVKSVMVDEGPTMRRTMPRARGSANMIRKRTSHITVVLADQEG, encoded by the coding sequence ATGGAAGTGAAAGCTGTTTACAAATACGCCCGCATCTCTGCCAAGAAGATGCGCGATGTTGCTCAAGAAATCCAAGGCTTGTCCGTCTCCCAGGCGACCGACATCCTGTCCTACACCCCCAAGAAGGGTGCCTATCTGCTGAATAAGACGCTCAAGTCCGCCGTGGCCAACGCTGAAAACAATGCGGAATTGTCTGTCGATACGCTCGTCGTCAAGTCCGTCATGGTTGATGAAGGTCCCACCATGCGCCGTACCATGCCCCGCGCCCGAGGATCCGCCAACATGATCCGGAAGCGCACATCCCACATCACCGTTGTACTGGCCGATCAAGAAGGCTAA
- the rplP gene encoding 50S ribosomal protein L16, translating to MPLMPKRVKHRKMHRGSRSGNATSGTYVAFGDFGLQVLDRGWITNNQIEACRIAINRYLKRKGKVFIRIFPQKSFTSRPPDTRMGKGKGAVEGWVAVVRPGNILFEVGGVTESQAREALRLASNKLGVPTRFVYRQGVQH from the coding sequence ATGCCTTTAATGCCCAAAAGAGTGAAGCACCGCAAGATGCACCGCGGCAGCCGTTCCGGCAATGCCACCAGCGGTACCTATGTTGCCTTTGGTGACTTCGGCCTTCAGGTGCTCGACCGCGGTTGGATCACCAACAACCAGATTGAAGCCTGCCGTATTGCGATCAACCGTTACCTGAAACGTAAAGGTAAGGTGTTTATCCGCATTTTCCCGCAGAAGTCCTTTACGTCCCGTCCCCCGGATACACGTATGGGTAAGGGTAAAGGCGCCGTTGAAGGCTGGGTGGCCGTTGTCCGCCCCGGCAACATCCTGTTTGAAGTTGGCGGCGTGACCGAATCCCAGGCCCGTGAAGCCCTTCGTCTGGCTTCCAACAAGCTGGGCGTGCCGACCCGCTTCGTCTATCGTCAAGGCGTTCAACACTAA
- a CDS encoding peptidylprolyl isomerase: MNIRTHIQTLLICTMTLAAQGQSVVDPGATLPRSVQLRGGESGGGTVRPDESRRVSPDEAPVSRLRPQRIVNRIAATVNGRPITANEVSVRLMPIGAQLAAQYPKQGPEFYKQLALAKKNIIEDLVERELLRNEFEGMGGVIRDSLIDQEINRTILTTFNGDRDAFLKNLSMSGMTIRSFREMTKNQLQVQIMRASKYDQEIPPTPEELRKEYEATKEQYRDLTKDKVKFKKIFIPMLGNDSTSTPEVQFNLADLIANEIRAKKATFPEMATRYSKDMYAEKGGDWPITERSTLSPEFAAIIFGAQPGEIIGPLVDATGFTIVMVEKKELAPPPPLSAIKEQIDMMARNKRSNERYKKWVDRLRKKAIVKVYI, from the coding sequence ATGAATATCAGGACCCATATCCAGACGCTTCTCATTTGCACCATGACCCTGGCCGCCCAAGGCCAAAGCGTGGTGGACCCCGGAGCGACCCTGCCCAGGTCCGTCCAGCTTCGTGGAGGGGAAAGCGGTGGGGGAACCGTCCGTCCGGACGAATCCAGGCGCGTTTCGCCGGATGAAGCTCCCGTTTCCCGCCTCAGGCCCCAGCGCATCGTCAACCGGATAGCCGCTACGGTCAACGGACGTCCCATCACGGCCAACGAGGTCAGCGTCCGGCTGATGCCCATCGGCGCCCAGCTGGCGGCCCAGTATCCCAAGCAGGGGCCGGAATTCTACAAGCAGCTTGCCCTGGCCAAGAAAAACATCATTGAAGACCTGGTGGAACGCGAACTGCTGCGCAACGAATTCGAAGGCATGGGCGGCGTCATCCGCGATTCCCTGATCGACCAGGAAATCAACCGTACCATCCTGACCACGTTCAATGGAGACCGTGACGCCTTTTTGAAAAATCTGAGCATGTCCGGCATGACCATCAGATCCTTCCGGGAAATGACGAAAAACCAGCTTCAGGTCCAAATCATGCGCGCTTCCAAATACGACCAGGAAATCCCGCCCACCCCCGAAGAGCTCCGGAAGGAATATGAAGCTACCAAGGAACAGTACCGGGACCTGACCAAGGACAAGGTCAAATTCAAGAAAATCTTTATCCCCATGCTCGGCAACGACTCCACCTCCACGCCGGAAGTCCAATTCAATCTGGCCGACCTCATCGCCAATGAAATAAGGGCCAAAAAAGCGACCTTCCCGGAAATGGCCACCCGCTATTCCAAGGACATGTACGCGGAAAAGGGCGGCGACTGGCCCATTACGGAACGTTCCACCCTTTCTCCTGAATTTGCCGCCATCATCTTTGGAGCCCAGCCCGGGGAAATCATCGGCCCGCTGGTGGACGCCACCGGCTTTACCATTGTGATGGTGGAAAAAAAGGAACTGGCGCCTCCGCCCCCTCTCTCCGCCATCAAGGAGCAAATCGACATGATGGCGCGCAACAAGCGCAGCAATGAGCGCTATAAAAAATGGGTGGACCGTCTCAGAAAAAAAGCCATCGTCAAGGTGTACATCTGA